A stretch of Sulfurimonas autotrophica DSM 16294 DNA encodes these proteins:
- a CDS encoding cytochrome-c peroxidase — translation MHKTIIIFFLFSLTLLMASEPITPLPQNVKVNQTKAKLGKELFFDPILSHDDTISCATCHNLQQGGDDGLKFSFGIKGQEGIVNAPTVYNAYFNFRQFWDGRAKDLQEQAAGPIENPIEMGSSFEEVIAKLKKSKYKKLFDALYKEGITKQTISDAIAEYEKTLITPNSRFDNYLRGDENALTQNEKEGYELFKSKGCASCHHGENIGGNLYNKFGIFDETNSEWLGRYNITHKERDKYFFKVPSLRNIARTAPYFHDGRTYNLKEAVQIMSQYQLGRHITKEEISKITAFLKSLNGELPKNIEP, via the coding sequence ATGCATAAAACAATAATTATATTTTTTCTTTTCAGTCTTACTCTTTTAATGGCAAGTGAGCCTATCACTCCATTGCCCCAGAATGTAAAAGTCAACCAAACAAAAGCAAAACTCGGAAAAGAGCTCTTTTTTGACCCTATTCTCTCGCATGATGACACTATCAGCTGTGCAACATGCCACAACTTGCAACAGGGTGGTGATGATGGACTCAAGTTTTCTTTTGGTATTAAAGGACAAGAGGGGATAGTTAATGCTCCTACTGTCTATAATGCCTATTTTAATTTCCGACAATTTTGGGATGGCCGGGCAAAAGATCTGCAAGAACAAGCCGCAGGACCTATTGAAAATCCTATTGAAATGGGCTCTTCCTTTGAGGAAGTCATAGCAAAACTCAAAAAAAGCAAATATAAAAAACTTTTTGATGCACTTTATAAGGAGGGCATTACCAAACAAACCATTAGTGATGCCATAGCAGAGTATGAAAAAACTCTCATTACTCCAAATTCTCGCTTTGACAACTATCTCAGAGGCGATGAAAACGCACTCACGCAAAATGAAAAAGAAGGGTATGAGCTTTTTAAGTCAAAGGGATGTGCAAGCTGTCACCACGGGGAAAATATTGGTGGCAACCTGTATAATAAATTCGGTATTTTTGACGAAACAAACTCAGAATGGCTGGGAAGATACAATATTACTCACAAAGAGAGAGATAAATATTTCTTTAAAGTTCCCTCACTTCGTAATATTGCAAGAACCGCGCCCTACTTTCATGATGGACGGACATATAATCTTAAAGAAGCTGTTCAAATTATGTCTCAGTATCAACTTGGCCGCCATATTACAAAAGAAGAGATTTCAAAGATAACAGCTTTTTTAAAATCACTCAATGGTGAACTTCCTAAAAATATTGAGCCCTGA
- the rplT gene encoding 50S ribosomal protein L20: MPRVKTGVVRRRRHKKILKLAKGFYSGRRKHFRKAKEQIERSLMYAFRDRKQKKREFRKLWIIRINAAARLNGMNYSTFMNGLHKSGIELDRKILADMAMNDAAAFTAVVDASKAALTK; encoded by the coding sequence ATGCCAAGAGTTAAAACAGGTGTTGTTCGTAGAAGAAGACACAAAAAGATACTAAAATTAGCGAAAGGTTTTTACAGCGGTCGCCGTAAACATTTCAGAAAAGCTAAAGAGCAGATAGAACGCTCATTAATGTATGCGTTCCGTGACAGAAAGCAGAAAAAACGTGAGTTCCGTAAACTATGGATCATCCGTATTAATGCAGCGGCTCGTTTAAATGGTATGAACTATTCAACTTTTATGAATGGTCTTCACAAATCTGGTATCGAACTTGATCGTAAAATTCTTGCTGATATGGCAATGAACGATGCGGCTGCATTTACAGCAGTTGTTGACGCTTCTAAAGCTGCATTAACAAAATAA
- a CDS encoding EAL domain-containing protein — MTLLGKWKRYLFILFVLLTSISLAITLVYYKTNTQKIANEILNNQNTYLQKSLNLYKNNLEHIAKDWAIWDETYNFVKGISREKYIQSDFGGDETLINLNIDAMLFFNSKYDMLYGRVVHNSKEKELAATPQLLTSYMNKLKLSKKTVLIDYVKKGKILLLLSVPIQQNAHRGKSNGLFVIYKILNADDFKNTNILNVNIIGGSKQNSYKLQNFDKLILCNTFEGATKHFCIQSTLRPEVLKTFYYSTLYAILMIMFISSLAVILIYILVHPMIKKLTSLSKNVDEMVTDGTVKTLPEFEAQEFQTLTDAIQSIVNKLHNNEQMLKFILDNVPVGIFIYQPNILYANSYTLEDFKIDAKKLSSYTPDMLLDESVSKAIRQEIQKTQDARIKNKDVGARNYELQLNINGIVLDVIAVSQSIIYKGKPAGIVGFIDNTESNKTKEELSELLHYLPLVAYRTRIFKDESYQITVSNAIEKLTGFTRKEVESSPSWWQEHIYEPDREEVLSAQGELFQKGYLEHQYRLECKDGSYIWIDNRAINLNKDDMLQDILGFWNEITTLKLHEAANKAIAKIDRHFLIQNDEEEIFFYICKHTVESEFCEQVVLTRQSGKKYSYPESATNFKMQKHLEVAYADEVLEIDFYLKAKITKHELFENIFTAFKNNVETGLKALLHERRLNYLTYTDIICGFPNANALVEKIKDYKKPFALAMINIRAFSSINLLYGFEFGNEVLCRVADIIKKILRKEDIVYHLSGDRFCVFINIEARDILDKIVKKIAKECAYNIMVEQRHIPISCRFGMAKYPDDSNNSSQIKDLAMTALSYASRDKKETVFYEDKMKEMLNNHAETETRLIDAIAHNKFEFYYQPIVDAKTQKVVHCEALIRLKDENNKPISPEYMIHVAEELGLIKKITKIVTKNVAMQQKIWQQKGLHVKVAINLSSYDIEDEDFSLFFAQTIVKYGLNNKSIAVEITERTAVQNYEAAQKFLQHMKELGIPVEIDDFGVANSSLHQITEMEFDTLKIDKSFVDKILEDEKDREIVNVILQTAKILNVTTLAEGVETKEQYEWLKDKGCDMIQGYYFSKPLCVKDFEAYMLSYKEPLDSAT; from the coding sequence ATGACACTGCTGGGCAAGTGGAAACGCTATTTATTTATACTTTTTGTGCTATTGACATCTATTTCTTTGGCTATTACATTGGTTTACTATAAAACAAATACACAAAAAATAGCAAATGAAATTTTAAATAATCAAAATACTTACCTGCAAAAGAGTTTAAACTTATATAAAAATAATCTTGAACATATTGCAAAAGATTGGGCAATTTGGGATGAGACTTATAACTTTGTAAAAGGTATAAGCCGAGAAAAATACATACAATCAGACTTTGGCGGTGATGAGACTCTCATTAATTTAAATATAGATGCTATGCTGTTTTTCAATAGTAAATATGATATGCTCTATGGAAGAGTTGTTCATAATTCCAAAGAAAAGGAACTTGCCGCTACGCCCCAATTGTTAACTTCATATATGAATAAACTTAAACTTTCAAAGAAAACAGTTCTTATAGATTATGTAAAAAAAGGAAAAATTCTTTTACTTTTAAGTGTTCCGATACAACAGAACGCTCATAGAGGTAAAAGCAATGGTCTTTTTGTAATTTATAAAATACTCAATGCCGATGATTTTAAAAATACGAACATATTGAATGTCAATATTATTGGAGGCTCAAAGCAAAACAGTTACAAATTGCAAAATTTTGACAAATTAATCCTCTGTAACACATTTGAGGGCGCTACAAAACACTTTTGTATACAAAGTACACTCAGACCTGAAGTACTAAAAACTTTTTACTACTCTACACTCTATGCAATTTTAATGATAATGTTCATCTCTTCACTGGCTGTAATATTGATTTATATACTTGTACATCCAATGATAAAAAAACTTACAAGTTTAAGTAAAAATGTTGATGAAATGGTTACTGATGGCACGGTGAAAACGTTGCCTGAGTTTGAGGCACAAGAGTTTCAGACTTTAACAGATGCTATACAAAGCATCGTTAATAAACTGCATAATAATGAACAAATGCTCAAATTTATACTTGACAATGTACCTGTAGGTATTTTTATATACCAGCCAAACATCTTATATGCGAACAGTTATACGCTTGAAGATTTTAAAATAGACGCAAAAAAACTCTCTTCATACACGCCTGATATGCTGCTTGATGAGAGTGTGTCAAAAGCAATTCGCCAAGAGATTCAAAAAACGCAAGACGCAAGAATAAAAAACAAAGATGTCGGAGCCCGAAATTATGAACTGCAATTGAACATAAATGGTATTGTTTTGGATGTTATCGCTGTTTCACAGAGCATTATCTATAAAGGAAAACCGGCAGGCATTGTCGGATTTATAGACAACACGGAGTCAAATAAAACAAAAGAAGAACTTTCGGAGTTACTGCACTATCTGCCGCTCGTAGCCTATAGAACGCGCATATTTAAAGATGAGAGTTATCAAATTACTGTTTCAAATGCTATAGAAAAGCTGACAGGTTTTACTCGCAAGGAAGTTGAATCAAGTCCATCTTGGTGGCAAGAACATATTTATGAGCCAGACAGAGAAGAAGTTTTGAGTGCGCAAGGCGAACTTTTTCAAAAGGGCTACTTAGAACATCAATACCGTTTAGAATGTAAAGACGGCTCCTATATTTGGATTGATAACAGAGCCATTAATTTAAACAAGGATGATATGCTTCAGGATATTTTAGGTTTTTGGAATGAAATAACAACATTAAAGCTTCATGAAGCGGCAAATAAAGCCATAGCTAAGATTGACAGACATTTTTTGATACAAAATGATGAAGAAGAAATATTTTTCTATATATGTAAGCATACAGTTGAGAGTGAATTTTGTGAACAGGTTGTTTTGACTAGACAATCAGGGAAAAAGTACAGTTATCCTGAGAGTGCAACAAACTTTAAAATGCAAAAGCATCTTGAAGTTGCATATGCAGATGAGGTATTGGAGATTGACTTTTATTTAAAAGCAAAAATAACAAAACATGAACTGTTTGAAAATATTTTTACTGCTTTTAAAAATAATGTAGAAACCGGTTTAAAAGCACTCCTCCATGAAAGAAGACTAAACTATTTGACTTACACTGATATTATCTGCGGTTTTCCAAATGCCAATGCTCTTGTTGAAAAAATAAAAGATTATAAAAAACCTTTTGCACTGGCAATGATAAATATACGCGCTTTTTCAAGCATTAATCTGCTGTATGGATTTGAGTTTGGAAACGAAGTACTTTGTAGGGTAGCTGATATAATTAAAAAGATACTTCGTAAAGAAGATATAGTTTATCATCTGTCAGGTGATAGATTCTGTGTTTTTATTAATATAGAAGCAAGAGATATTCTTGACAAAATAGTTAAAAAGATTGCTAAAGAGTGCGCGTACAACATTATGGTAGAACAAAGGCATATTCCTATCAGTTGTAGGTTTGGTATGGCAAAATATCCTGATGACAGTAACAATAGTTCACAAATAAAAGACTTGGCAATGACAGCGCTTTCTTATGCGAGCAGAGATAAAAAAGAGACAGTATTTTATGAAGATAAAATGAAAGAGATGCTGAACAATCACGCTGAGACAGAAACGAGACTTATAGATGCCATAGCACATAACAAATTTGAGTTTTATTATCAACCTATAGTAGATGCAAAAACACAAAAAGTTGTTCATTGTGAAGCACTTATCAGGCTTAAAGATGAGAACAACAAGCCAATATCACCGGAGTATATGATACACGTTGCAGAAGAACTTGGTCTCATTAAAAAAATTACAAAAATTGTCACAAAAAATGTTGCGATGCAGCAGAAAATATGGCAGCAGAAAGGTTTACATGTAAAAGTGGCTATTAACCTCTCTTCTTATGATATTGAAGATGAAGACTTTAGTCTCTTTTTTGCGCAAACTATTGTAAAGTATGGACTGAATAACAAGAGTATAGCAGTAGAGATTACGGAAAGAACAGCAGTACAAAATTATGAAGCGGCACAGAAATTTTTACAACACATGAAAGAGTTGGGTATACCCGTAGAGATTGATGATTTTGGTGTGGCAAACTCTTCGTTGCATCAAATAACAGAGATGGAGTTTGACACACTCAAAATAGACAAATCTTTTGTTGATAAAATACTAGAGGATGAAAAAGACAGAGAAATTGTAAATGTCATTCTTCAGACGGCAAAGATTTTAAATGTTACAACGTTGGCTGAAGGTGTGGAAACAAAAGAGCAGTATGAGTGGCTCAAAGATAAAGGCTGCGATATGATACAAGGGTACTACTTTTCCAAACCATTGTGTGTCAAAGATTTTGAAGCATATATGCTCTCTTATAAAGAGCCTCTGGATAGTGCCACCTAA
- the rpmI gene encoding 50S ribosomal protein L35, whose protein sequence is MPKMKSVKGAVKRFKVKKNGQVKRGTAFRSHILTKQDAQTRREQNTPKVVAKSDEKNIKEMIVS, encoded by the coding sequence ATGCCAAAAATGAAATCGGTAAAAGGCGCTGTAAAGCGTTTTAAAGTTAAGAAAAACGGTCAAGTTAAACGCGGAACTGCGTTTAGAAGCCACATTCTTACTAAACAAGATGCACAAACTCGTCGTGAGCAAAACACTCCAAAAGTAGTTGCTAAATCAGATGAGAAAAACATTAAGGAAATGATCGTCAGCTAA
- a CDS encoding sodium:solute symporter, producing MSNGFSSLDWFVFAAYFLVLAISSYLFSQFKVKSARDYFVSSNTMPMLAVAVSIVATSQSAATFLGVPEFTYVHDFTFIGFYISALLAVVFISVVFVPKFYKYKVVTVYELLQTRYGESAKKQAGLMFLLGRIMASGARLYIGALAVSMILFLDISFMHMLVSIILLILGALAYTYFGGIKSIIFSDVIQAATYVGAGILVFWYLYVSLHNVDILQVLQTHNKLHAIDTSLDGKFSILALFSGWLLLNIAAFGLDQDMTQRVLSCKNKNDAAKSLILSIIFTIPIVLLFLGIGALLFVHYQTSQVTQNFQGESITIFMYYILNEMPSGLRGLVTVGAIAAALSSTNSVLGAMASVTVEDLYRPWKMQKNPNTDEAHFLKASRNAVLLFAVILALMAIISYFWQRESELSLVSFALGVMTFAYTGLLGVFFSAVFTSRGSTKAVPFALIGGFISVLALQPYTFGIHIGFAWQMVLGTAVSFLIMQRDKGD from the coding sequence ATGAGTAACGGTTTTTCCTCTTTGGACTGGTTCGTTTTTGCGGCCTATTTTTTGGTACTTGCCATTAGTTCTTACCTCTTTTCTCAATTTAAAGTCAAATCTGCAAGGGATTATTTTGTCAGTTCCAACACTATGCCTATGCTCGCTGTTGCCGTCTCCATCGTTGCAACCTCTCAGTCAGCCGCTACGTTTTTGGGTGTTCCAGAATTTACTTATGTGCATGATTTTACTTTTATTGGTTTTTACATATCTGCTCTTTTGGCCGTTGTCTTTATATCCGTAGTGTTTGTGCCGAAATTTTACAAATACAAGGTCGTAACGGTTTACGAACTTTTACAAACACGCTATGGTGAGAGTGCAAAAAAGCAGGCAGGGTTAATGTTCTTGCTCGGACGAATCATGGCAAGCGGGGCAAGACTCTACATCGGCGCACTTGCTGTGAGCATGATACTTTTTTTAGACATCAGCTTTATGCATATGCTTGTCTCCATCATACTTTTAATACTGGGAGCTTTGGCCTATACTTATTTTGGGGGCATAAAGTCCATCATCTTCAGTGACGTTATTCAGGCAGCCACATATGTCGGTGCTGGAATTTTAGTCTTTTGGTATTTGTATGTTTCGCTTCATAATGTTGATATTTTACAAGTTCTACAAACCCACAATAAGTTACATGCAATAGACACTTCTCTTGATGGAAAGTTCAGTATTTTGGCACTTTTTAGCGGCTGGCTGCTTTTAAATATAGCGGCTTTCGGACTGGATCAGGATATGACACAGCGCGTACTCAGCTGCAAAAACAAAAATGATGCCGCAAAGTCACTCATACTTTCCATAATTTTTACCATTCCCATCGTTTTACTTTTTTTAGGCATCGGGGCGCTTCTATTTGTACATTACCAAACAAGTCAGGTCACACAGAACTTTCAAGGTGAAAGCATTACTATTTTTATGTACTACATTTTAAATGAGATGCCCTCAGGGCTCAGAGGTCTTGTCACAGTCGGAGCCATCGCCGCTGCACTCTCAAGTACAAACTCTGTTTTAGGTGCTATGGCTTCTGTCACGGTGGAAGATTTGTACAGACCATGGAAAATGCAAAAAAATCCGAATACTGATGAGGCACACTTTCTAAAAGCCTCACGAAATGCCGTACTCTTGTTCGCCGTCATTCTCGCGCTCATGGCCATCATAAGTTACTTTTGGCAAAGAGAGAGCGAGCTTTCACTTGTAAGTTTTGCGCTGGGTGTCATGACCTTTGCTTATACCGGACTTCTAGGTGTATTTTTCTCGGCGGTTTTTACATCACGCGGGAGTACTAAAGCAGTTCCTTTTGCCTTAATCGGCGGATTTATAAGCGTTTTAGCTCTACAGCCCTACACTTTCGGTATTCATATAGGTTTTGCATGGCAGATGGTTTTAGGAACGGCTGTTTCTTTTTTGATTATGCAGAGAGACAAAGGAGATTAG
- a CDS encoding EAL domain-containing protein: MIEKFKQADRTTFILFVFILFVFIMFANGYKIKESMSNFSLQSNKITTLQLIDKELYNFTFTANKFTNYDEVVKQEKKFQQTFKSLSNDLEKYNTDTSALLKDISKNFQKKVEDLEYFKAQNSALINSSHFLFDLHTTISDAPEISLQAKNLTNETLFYILRYASSDYIDKKSIDKKLNKLKIITHNEKSQYLYTFYRHSKVMLQTLQSLKEVSQEIQANPLYEQIKALKLHIIHDYERNLQHQTWLVGTFFLFTVFILFALILSHLESNKTKKELLAFKYAIEHSDNIVVMTDAEKKIVYVNETFEKATGYKAQEVLGQNPRILKSKPQDENIYKELNTKLAKGEKWEGQFINKRKDGTLLYEKASIVPIFLQGKLVNYIALKLDITEYIEQNKKLAQAATVFENTEEVIIIADVEGKVVSVNTAFTNIYGYTLEEIKGKNLSFLHSGVQEKSFYKDTWNQLIEYGIWKGKFVNKTKSGEIIPVWTTIKKITDSKGDVVNYIIVQTDLRELETSQAKADYLAYHDPLTGLYNRVNFEEYLKHALVVAHRNTSLLAILFIDLDRFKVINDTLGHDIGDEVLKAVASRLKTTLRESDFISRWGGDEFVVILENLASASDAAIIASNIIENLEEPINVAQHSLITTASIGIALYPENGEDSHTLIKHADSAMYLTKETGKNNFRYYTKELSEGIQHRLDIDMALRSALQNNELYMVFQPQYKLSTKTIHSAEALIRWQNPTLGNVPPDEFIPVAEENGTIIQLGYFVFEESCKAFKKMKHANSQIKYIAINVSSLQFKEAHLLETFLAIATRHNVKPHEIEIEITERFIMEHTIANMNILQNFRNHGFKISIDDFGTGYSSMSYLKQLPTDTIKIDKSFVDDIAHGSSDNVIIEAIIALSKTLGYVIVAEGIETQDQENFLSKANCDLGQGYLFSRPVTCKEIIENFRV, translated from the coding sequence ATGATAGAGAAATTTAAACAAGCCGACAGAACTACATTTATACTCTTTGTTTTTATTCTCTTTGTCTTCATTATGTTTGCTAATGGGTACAAAATAAAAGAGAGTATGAGCAATTTTTCCCTGCAAAGTAACAAAATAACAACTCTACAACTTATAGACAAAGAGCTTTACAACTTCACTTTTACTGCAAACAAATTTACAAACTATGATGAAGTTGTTAAGCAAGAAAAAAAGTTTCAGCAAACGTTTAAGAGCTTAAGCAATGATTTAGAAAAATACAATACAGATACTTCTGCTCTTCTAAAAGATATCTCAAAAAATTTTCAAAAGAAAGTCGAAGATTTAGAATATTTTAAAGCACAAAATTCTGCTCTTATCAACAGCTCGCACTTTCTTTTTGATCTGCATACAACTATTTCTGATGCTCCTGAAATTTCACTTCAGGCAAAAAACCTCACCAATGAAACTCTTTTTTATATTTTGAGATATGCTTCAAGTGACTATATCGATAAAAAAAGTATAGATAAAAAACTCAATAAGCTTAAAATCATTACCCATAATGAAAAAAGCCAATATCTATATACTTTTTACAGGCATTCTAAAGTAATGCTTCAAACACTCCAGTCACTCAAAGAGGTTTCACAAGAGATTCAAGCAAATCCTCTTTATGAACAAATAAAAGCGCTCAAGCTACATATTATACATGACTATGAAAGAAATCTTCAGCACCAAACATGGCTGGTGGGTACTTTTTTCCTCTTTACAGTTTTTATTTTGTTTGCACTTATTCTCTCTCATCTTGAGTCAAACAAAACAAAAAAAGAACTTTTAGCCTTTAAATATGCCATAGAACATAGTGACAATATTGTTGTTATGACAGATGCAGAGAAAAAAATCGTCTATGTCAATGAAACATTTGAAAAAGCAACTGGGTATAAAGCACAAGAAGTTCTTGGGCAAAATCCAAGAATATTAAAATCAAAACCCCAAGATGAAAATATATATAAAGAACTCAACACCAAACTTGCAAAAGGCGAAAAGTGGGAGGGGCAGTTTATCAACAAGAGAAAAGACGGCACTCTTTTGTATGAAAAAGCTTCTATTGTTCCCATATTTCTTCAAGGCAAACTCGTCAACTATATTGCTCTCAAGCTTGACATTACGGAGTATATAGAACAAAACAAAAAACTTGCCCAAGCTGCTACAGTTTTTGAAAATACAGAAGAGGTCATTATAATAGCTGATGTAGAAGGAAAAGTTGTCTCTGTAAACACTGCATTTACAAACATATACGGATACACATTGGAGGAAATAAAAGGAAAAAACCTCAGCTTTTTACACTCAGGAGTACAAGAGAAAAGTTTTTATAAAGATACCTGGAATCAGCTCATAGAATATGGCATATGGAAAGGAAAATTTGTCAATAAAACCAAGTCCGGAGAGATCATTCCTGTCTGGACAACGATTAAAAAAATCACAGACAGCAAAGGTGACGTTGTCAACTATATCATAGTGCAAACCGATCTCAGAGAGCTGGAAACTTCACAGGCAAAAGCTGATTATCTTGCTTATCATGATCCACTTACGGGGCTTTATAACCGCGTAAATTTTGAGGAATATTTAAAACATGCTTTAGTAGTAGCTCATAGAAACACCTCTCTCTTAGCTATACTGTTCATAGATCTTGACCGATTTAAAGTCATCAACGATACACTCGGGCACGACATAGGAGATGAAGTGTTAAAAGCTGTTGCTTCAAGGCTTAAAACTACACTCCGAGAGAGTGACTTTATCTCTCGCTGGGGCGGTGATGAGTTTGTTGTAATTTTAGAAAATCTGGCATCTGCAAGTGATGCGGCAATAATAGCTTCAAATATCATAGAAAACCTCGAAGAGCCCATAAATGTAGCCCAACATTCTCTTATCACTACCGCGAGTATCGGTATAGCCCTTTATCCGGAAAATGGGGAAGATTCACACACACTCATAAAACATGCCGACAGTGCCATGTATCTTACTAAAGAGACAGGAAAAAATAATTTCCGATACTATACTAAAGAACTCTCCGAAGGTATACAGCATAGACTAGACATTGACATGGCGCTTCGCAGTGCTTTACAAAACAATGAGCTCTATATGGTTTTTCAACCACAATACAAGCTCAGTACAAAAACCATTCACTCTGCTGAAGCGCTCATCCGATGGCAGAATCCAACGCTTGGTAATGTTCCCCCTGATGAATTTATTCCTGTCGCTGAAGAGAACGGAACTATAATCCAACTCGGGTATTTTGTCTTTGAAGAGTCATGTAAAGCATTTAAAAAGATGAAGCATGCAAACTCCCAAATAAAATATATTGCCATCAATGTTTCTAGTTTACAGTTTAAAGAAGCCCATCTTTTAGAAACTTTTTTAGCCATAGCAACAAGACACAATGTCAAACCACATGAGATAGAGATTGAAATCACTGAACGCTTCATAATGGAACACACCATTGCCAATATGAATATTTTACAAAACTTCAGAAATCATGGATTTAAAATTTCCATCGATGATTTTGGTACAGGCTACTCATCTATGTCCTACCTTAAACAACTTCCAACCGACACCATCAAAATAGATAAGTCTTTTGTAGATGACATAGCACATGGAAGTTCAGATAATGTCATTATAGAAGCCATTATTGCTCTTTCAAAAACACTCGGTTATGTGATAGTTGCTGAAGGCATCGAAACACAAGATCAAGAAAATTTTCTCAGCAAAGCAAACTGTGACCTCGGACAAGGTTATCTTTTCTCGCGACCGGTTACATGTAAGGAGATTATTGAAAATTTTCGCGTTTAA
- a CDS encoding glycoside hydrolase family 3 N-terminal domain-containing protein: MKIFLLLLTLFTALIAAQPTDTQLKKMIGRMLIVGFDESYIEPQSQIVSDIQQYDLGGVILFDKFYTDRQRAKNILSPYQLKKLTQHLKYFSKKPLFIAVDQEGGKVARLKPKYGFIKIPSAYAVSCMPLQKAEKIYDTQAQILEDAGINMNFAPVVDLSINPNNKVIVALERSYGSDPKEVVKYAQTMIDVQTKHNVISVLKHFPGHGSSVGDSHKGFVDITHTWQEKELEPYKLFINTGKADTIMTAHVFNAHLDDKYPATLSYKTNTKLLRNTLHFKGVIISDDMQMKAISANYSLKDAVTLAINSGVDILLFGNQLAHNSTKEIVETIFKQVKNKKIPLERIKESNARIANLHVKNAIIQKPIVFGDKRKEMTRAYIQKHYGLHVKNITIKPKVIVLHWTAVMDLTNSFNRLYPQKLLTDRKDIAKASALNVSAHYLVDRDGTIYQLMPDNVMARHVIGLNYSSIGIENVGGEANKKEDLTPAQVRSNIALVKYLKQKYPNISYLIGHYEYTKMQNNPLWLERDAGYRTKKADPGEEFMQKVRHGVKNLHLKGANE; the protein is encoded by the coding sequence ATGAAAATATTTTTGCTTTTATTAACCCTTTTTACAGCACTCATTGCCGCGCAGCCTACAGACACACAACTCAAAAAAATGATAGGCCGCATGCTGATTGTTGGTTTTGATGAAAGTTATATAGAGCCACAATCACAAATAGTGAGTGACATTCAGCAGTATGATTTGGGCGGTGTCATTCTGTTTGACAAATTCTATACAGACAGACAAAGAGCAAAAAATATACTCTCTCCCTATCAGTTAAAAAAGCTGACACAACATTTAAAATATTTTTCAAAAAAACCGCTTTTTATTGCTGTGGATCAAGAGGGAGGAAAGGTAGCCAGACTCAAGCCCAAATACGGATTTATAAAAATTCCCTCTGCCTATGCCGTCTCATGCATGCCTTTACAAAAAGCTGAAAAAATTTACGACACACAGGCACAAATACTTGAAGACGCAGGTATAAATATGAACTTTGCTCCCGTTGTGGATTTGAGCATTAACCCAAATAACAAAGTCATAGTAGCTCTTGAGCGTTCATATGGCAGTGACCCTAAAGAGGTCGTAAAATACGCACAGACAATGATAGATGTACAAACAAAGCACAATGTCATCTCTGTTTTAAAACATTTTCCCGGACACGGCTCATCTGTCGGTGACTCACATAAAGGCTTTGTGGACATTACACATACCTGGCAGGAAAAAGAGTTAGAGCCGTACAAGCTGTTCATAAATACAGGGAAAGCTGACACTATTATGACAGCACATGTTTTCAACGCCCACTTGGATGACAAATATCCTGCAACACTCTCTTACAAAACAAACACAAAACTTTTACGCAATACCCTGCATTTTAAAGGTGTAATCATCAGTGATGATATGCAGATGAAAGCCATCTCGGCAAATTATTCGCTCAAAGATGCCGTGACCTTAGCCATCAACAGCGGTGTAGACATCTTGCTTTTTGGCAATCAGCTCGCACACAACTCTACAAAAGAGATAGTAGAAACCATTTTCAAACAGGTCAAAAACAAAAAAATTCCACTAGAGCGTATAAAAGAGTCCAATGCACGTATAGCAAACTTACATGTAAAGAATGCCATCATCCAAAAACCCATAGTATTTGGTGACAAACGCAAAGAGATGACACGTGCATACATCCAAAAGCATTACGGCTTACATGTAAAGAACATTACTATAAAACCCAAAGTAATCGTACTGCACTGGACTGCAGTTATGGATTTAACTAACAGTTTTAACAGACTCTACCCCCAAAAACTGCTTACCGACAGAAAAGACATAGCAAAAGCCTCTGCTTTAAATGTTTCGGCACATTATTTGGTTGACCGTGACGGAACGATTTACCAACTGATGCCCGATAATGTTATGGCACGTCATGTCATCGGCTTAAATTATTCAAGTATCGGCATTGAAAATGTCGGCGGAGAAGCAAACAAAAAAGAAGATTTAACACCTGCTCAGGTACGCTCAAACATAGCGCTTGTAAAGTATCTCAAGCAAAAATACCCAAATATCAGCTACCTCATCGGTCATTATGAATACACAAAGATGCAAAACAATCCGCTTTGGCTCGAACGCGATGCCGGGTATAGAACAAAAAAAGCAGACCCGGGTGAAGAGTTTATGCAAAAAGTCAGACATGGGGTAAAAAACTTACACCTCAAGGGTGCGAATGAGTAA